A genomic region of Pseudomonas sp. MPC6 contains the following coding sequences:
- the tssE gene encoding type VI secretion system baseplate subunit TssE, giving the protein MTGYGSLFERLGGDADKRVGWSREISAMASVAAHLAKMLSTRAGSVQTLSDYGLPDLNDMRLSLHDSLSQARLAIENFIEAYEPRLSNVRVISLPRDHDQLRLSFNIEGLLEVDGFKRQVSFAACLDGSGQVKVS; this is encoded by the coding sequence ATGACCGGATACGGCAGCCTTTTCGAACGCCTGGGTGGCGACGCGGACAAACGCGTCGGCTGGAGCCGCGAGATTTCCGCCATGGCGTCCGTGGCTGCCCATCTGGCCAAGATGCTCAGCACCCGTGCGGGCAGCGTGCAAACGCTGTCCGATTACGGGCTGCCCGATCTCAATGACATGCGTCTGAGCCTGCACGACTCCCTAAGTCAGGCCCGTTTGGCCATCGAAAATTTCATCGAAGCCTACGAGCCACGCCTGAGCAATGTGCGTGTCATCTCCCTGCCGCGTGATCACGATCAGCTTCGCCTGTCCTTCAACATCGAAGGCCTGCTGGAAGTGGATGGTTTCAAGCGGCAAGTCAGTTTCGCCGCGTGCCTGGATGGCAGCGGTCAAGTCAAGGTCAGCTAA